In one Natronosalvus amylolyticus genomic region, the following are encoded:
- a CDS encoding type I 3-dehydroquinate dehydratase — protein MDFDSFTLAASTADLTEEPQARAHADCLEFRMDLAEDPLAALEDYAGELPILATNRAEWEGGEAPDAGRFEALAEAARIDAVEAIDVELHSILEGDADGVLAVADETDVAVIASSHDFEGTPSRPELVRTLTEAGKYADVAKLAVTAESKADTLAVLSATEQLTVHGDRVATMAMGEVGRHTRAVAPIYGSKIGYAPVDPANATAPGQYDLETLAGLVASLE, from the coding sequence ATGGACTTCGATTCGTTTACGCTTGCCGCCTCGACAGCCGATCTCACCGAGGAGCCACAGGCTCGAGCCCACGCTGACTGCCTCGAGTTTCGGATGGACCTGGCCGAAGATCCACTGGCGGCGCTCGAGGACTACGCGGGCGAGTTGCCGATTCTGGCGACCAACCGGGCCGAGTGGGAGGGTGGGGAGGCTCCGGATGCAGGACGGTTCGAGGCGCTCGCCGAAGCCGCCCGAATCGATGCCGTGGAAGCGATCGACGTCGAACTCCACTCGATCCTCGAGGGGGATGCCGACGGGGTGCTCGCGGTGGCCGACGAAACGGATGTGGCGGTGATCGCCTCGAGTCACGACTTCGAGGGGACACCCTCGCGACCCGAGCTGGTGCGGACGCTAACTGAGGCCGGGAAGTACGCCGACGTCGCGAAACTGGCCGTTACGGCCGAATCGAAAGCCGACACGCTTGCGGTGCTGTCGGCTACCGAACAACTGACTGTACACGGAGACCGGGTGGCGACGATGGCGATGGGCGAAGTGGGGCGACACACTCGAGCGGTGGCGCCCATCTACGGATCGAAAATCGGCTACGCGCCCGTCGACCCGGCGAATGCGACCGCGCCCGGACAGTACGACCTCGAGACGTTGGCTGGGTTGGTAGCGAGTCTCGAGTGA
- a CDS encoding DUF1102 domain-containing protein: MERRKFLIGVGGSSLGASAIIGSGAFTRIESQRRVKIEVAEDPDAYLGLDGCPDSDNSSYTEIDDSGHLAVEMSPENENSDNDLGSGINSDSFTWFDNVFQICNQGKQDVCVWIDATVREAIQKKQDEDYEDEDIVDFYLGGNREQSLVGEENGILLPVGECICVGIATVTKGLDAGDQLLEDDEIVINADADAECDSEIVDNGRTAISFAAFCSSTPPTPTADNITISNIVFKTNDELEPVGFSWDSGDVPIDRIVLKGGQEWYVYNFDPAQTSGFVEMEGEDADAYEQPDDQDQLDDLEISESTPCGDGFSGVKFEWFADTGFTPEND; encoded by the coding sequence ATGGAACGACGAAAATTCTTGATCGGGGTCGGTGGCAGCAGTCTCGGTGCGAGTGCCATCATTGGCTCCGGCGCATTCACCAGAATCGAGTCGCAGCGACGCGTAAAGATCGAAGTAGCCGAGGACCCGGACGCTTATTTGGGGCTGGACGGCTGTCCAGATAGCGACAACTCGAGTTACACCGAAATCGACGACTCGGGACATCTCGCCGTCGAGATGTCGCCCGAGAACGAAAATTCGGATAACGACCTCGGTAGTGGGATCAACTCCGATTCCTTCACCTGGTTCGACAACGTCTTCCAGATCTGTAACCAGGGGAAGCAGGATGTCTGTGTCTGGATCGATGCCACGGTTCGCGAGGCGATCCAGAAGAAACAGGACGAAGACTACGAAGACGAAGACATCGTCGACTTCTACCTCGGTGGGAACCGCGAGCAGTCACTCGTCGGCGAAGAAAACGGCATTTTGCTCCCCGTCGGGGAGTGTATCTGTGTCGGTATTGCCACCGTCACGAAGGGCCTCGACGCAGGCGACCAGTTACTCGAGGACGACGAGATCGTCATCAACGCCGATGCGGATGCCGAATGTGATTCCGAAATCGTCGATAATGGACGAACGGCGATTAGCTTCGCCGCGTTCTGTTCAAGCACTCCCCCCACTCCAACGGCAGATAATATCACCATCTCCAACATCGTCTTCAAGACCAACGACGAACTCGAGCCGGTAGGGTTCAGTTGGGATTCTGGCGACGTCCCGATCGATAGAATCGTGCTCAAGGGTGGGCAGGAGTGGTACGTGTACAACTTCGACCCAGCTCAAACATCCGGGTTCGTCGAAATGGAAGGAGAAGACGCAGATGCATATGAACAGCCTGATGACCAAGATCAGTTAGATGACCTGGAAATTTCTGAAAGTACACCCTGTGGAGATGGGTTCTCTGGTGTCAAGTTCGAATGGTTTGCTGACACCGGGTTCACCCCAGAAAACGACTGA
- a CDS encoding DUF1102 domain-containing protein, with protein sequence MERRKFLVGVGGSAIGGGALLGSGAFTRIQSQRRVKIEVAKDPDAYLGLDGCPDSPNSSYTNIDDSGHLEIDMSPENATDAGGQGVNSDSFTYFDDVFQICNQGKQKVGIWIDDEDWPMVDDDNLEGDYSDYDGMPRVDFYIDGNEEDSIVGAENAFPLGVGQCVCIGLRTLTKGLEEGDQLLSDIGDEIVINADADNLGDLGDRVEPDSMSVTGMCSMEVDEQEYYLWRVYNENNFPVNTRWECVGHEAEGALNVCANATRGDGDEPWIPGYYFLTEEQCNPIILSTNGTEVGSSGIDPGKECEEFEMNLINYLVEQENIGNTGVCVEDEDDVPTTAY encoded by the coding sequence ATGGAACGACGCAAATTCCTCGTTGGGGTCGGCGGCTCCGCCATCGGTGGCGGTGCCCTGCTGGGCTCCGGCGCGTTTACGAGAATTCAGTCGCAGCGACGCGTAAAGATCGAAGTGGCAAAGGATCCGGATGCCTATCTCGGTTTGGACGGGTGTCCGGATAGTCCGAACTCGAGTTATACGAATATCGACGACTCGGGCCACCTCGAGATCGACATGTCTCCGGAGAACGCTACTGACGCGGGAGGTCAAGGGGTAAACTCGGATTCGTTCACCTACTTCGACGATGTCTTCCAGATCTGCAACCAGGGCAAGCAGAAAGTCGGGATCTGGATTGATGATGAAGACTGGCCGATGGTCGATGATGATAACCTGGAGGGCGATTACTCCGACTACGATGGCATGCCTCGAGTCGATTTCTACATCGACGGCAACGAGGAAGACTCGATCGTCGGCGCCGAGAACGCCTTCCCGCTTGGGGTGGGGCAGTGTGTTTGTATCGGCCTTCGAACCCTAACGAAAGGACTCGAGGAAGGCGACCAGCTTCTCTCCGATATCGGTGACGAAATCGTCATCAACGCCGATGCGGACAACCTTGGCGACCTTGGAGACCGTGTCGAACCCGACTCGATGTCCGTCACGGGAATGTGCTCGATGGAGGTGGACGAGCAGGAATACTACCTCTGGCGCGTCTACAACGAAAACAACTTCCCGGTCAACACGCGGTGGGAGTGCGTTGGTCACGAGGCCGAAGGCGCATTGAACGTGTGTGCTAACGCCACGAGAGGCGACGGCGACGAACCGTGGATTCCAGGCTACTACTTCCTGACTGAGGAGCAGTGTAACCCGATTATCCTCTCCACGAACGGAACGGAAGTGGGAAGTAGCGGTATCGATCCGGGCAAGGAATGTGAGGAGTTCGAGATGAATCTCATCAACTACCTCGTTGAACAGGAGAACATCGGTAACACTGGCGTGTGTGTTGAAGACGAAGACGACGTGCCCACGACTGCGTATTGA
- a CDS encoding DUF5305 domain-containing protein — protein sequence MNSDRAGIRARAALDQWFVLVVVVLLALSAFGGWMTYSAYAAEPEPADQRTVEVWSTTGGYQHSATVQTPNPVFEVGEELTNQQLYYTRLMPELEGEFTYRYDGADGDVDVQTTLEQEVRSVDSDGNEYWSVTEPVAQERVEGLEPGDAQSADFTVDVPGVANETDRIESSLGSTPGDIETVLVARVTVSGTIDGESVEHRDRYELLVEPDGDTYSVDGPMNERYAEERTETVDDDDVAAGFEPTDAAGGIVVLLTSLVALGVLTTKKYRGSLAPSQAEVEAVQREHEREQFDDWITRGVLPDEVFTKPRVSVDSLEGLVDVAIDCDKRVIEEQTEDGPSYWIVDDGVLYVYEPVESVVEEVEGAEDDRDKFDDADETAGLDSSEAAVLGNAEEESVSQEDD from the coding sequence ATGAACAGCGACCGTGCAGGGATTAGAGCACGGGCCGCGCTCGATCAGTGGTTCGTCCTCGTCGTCGTCGTGTTACTCGCCCTGAGTGCCTTCGGCGGCTGGATGACCTACTCGGCCTACGCTGCCGAGCCCGAACCCGCCGACCAGCGAACCGTGGAGGTCTGGTCGACGACGGGTGGGTACCAGCACAGTGCTACCGTCCAGACACCGAATCCGGTGTTCGAGGTGGGTGAAGAACTGACGAACCAGCAACTGTACTACACGCGACTCATGCCCGAACTCGAGGGCGAATTCACCTACCGATACGATGGGGCTGACGGTGACGTCGACGTGCAGACGACCCTCGAGCAGGAAGTGCGATCCGTCGATAGCGACGGGAACGAGTACTGGTCAGTCACGGAGCCAGTCGCCCAGGAGCGCGTCGAGGGGCTCGAGCCCGGTGACGCACAGTCAGCCGATTTCACCGTCGACGTGCCCGGGGTCGCCAACGAGACGGACCGAATCGAATCCAGCCTGGGGAGTACACCGGGTGACATCGAGACGGTGCTCGTCGCTCGAGTCACCGTTTCGGGAACCATCGACGGCGAGTCGGTCGAGCACCGGGATCGATACGAACTGCTCGTCGAACCCGACGGCGACACCTACAGCGTCGACGGGCCGATGAACGAACGCTACGCCGAAGAGCGCACCGAAACCGTCGATGACGACGACGTGGCCGCAGGGTTCGAGCCAACCGATGCCGCCGGGGGTATCGTCGTCTTGCTCACTTCTCTCGTCGCACTCGGCGTCCTGACGACGAAAAAATACCGCGGCTCGCTCGCCCCATCCCAGGCCGAAGTCGAGGCCGTCCAGCGCGAGCACGAACGCGAACAGTTCGACGACTGGATCACCCGCGGCGTCCTCCCGGACGAGGTGTTCACGAAGCCGCGAGTGAGTGTGGACTCGCTCGAGGGGCTGGTCGACGTCGCCATCGACTGTGACAAACGCGTGATCGAAGAGCAGACCGAGGACGGTCCGTCGTACTGGATCGTCGACGATGGCGTGTTGTACGTGTACGAGCCCGTCGAGTCGGTGGTGGAGGAGGTTGAAGGGGCCGAGGATGACCGAGATAAATTCGACGACGCTGACGAAACAGCAGGGCTCGACTCTTCGGAGGCGGCCGTTCTCGGGAATGCAGAGGAAGAGTCGGTCTCACAGGAAGACGACTGA
- a CDS encoding signal peptidase I: MDGRRLLTLCGTALAVVIVSLLVFGSILGQPILLSFVETGSMEPTIDEGDGFIAIPTAVAGPVESGDVVVYDAQEIDGGGLTTHRVVSSSSGGYVTRGDANMVTDQDSGEPPVTDGQVVAKAWQVNGQVVTIPHLGTAVMGVESGVESLQFRLASTLGTGALLGSFGTSYLLFGFGIAVLAVSALLDRSGVATRSRSRRRSRQDVFNAKRVVLAMGLVLCLVTVGTMIAMSGSTEIGFVSSEYDSGASHVIPAGETDDRTYEIAHNGPVPVVTVVEPASDGIGVDAEPTRLERGEGFNATVSVTAPPETGYYLRSFAEYRYFAVLPTPVIVGLHGIHPWLAAAAVTTVTVGIFVLPFALLIGTGAIRTRERRRSSPTGFLR; encoded by the coding sequence ATGGACGGGCGCCGGCTGCTCACACTGTGCGGAACGGCACTTGCCGTGGTCATCGTCTCGTTGCTGGTGTTTGGCTCGATACTCGGGCAGCCGATCCTGTTGTCCTTCGTCGAGACGGGGAGTATGGAGCCGACAATCGACGAGGGAGATGGTTTCATCGCCATCCCGACGGCTGTCGCCGGTCCGGTCGAGTCGGGCGACGTCGTCGTTTACGACGCCCAGGAGATCGACGGCGGTGGACTGACGACCCATCGGGTTGTCAGTAGCTCATCTGGCGGCTACGTCACGAGAGGTGACGCGAACATGGTCACCGATCAGGACAGTGGCGAGCCACCAGTCACCGACGGACAGGTGGTCGCCAAAGCCTGGCAGGTCAACGGCCAGGTCGTCACCATCCCACACCTGGGAACGGCCGTTATGGGCGTCGAGTCCGGGGTCGAATCGCTACAGTTCCGGCTAGCATCGACTCTCGGTACCGGCGCACTCCTTGGCTCGTTCGGCACCTCGTACCTCCTCTTTGGCTTCGGAATCGCCGTCCTGGCCGTCTCGGCACTCCTCGACCGCTCAGGAGTGGCCACTCGCTCCCGAAGCCGCCGCCGATCACGCCAGGACGTCTTCAACGCCAAACGGGTCGTCCTCGCCATGGGACTCGTGCTCTGTCTGGTCACAGTGGGAACGATGATCGCCATGTCCGGCTCGACCGAGATCGGGTTCGTCAGTAGCGAGTACGACTCCGGCGCGTCACACGTGATCCCTGCCGGTGAAACGGACGACAGGACCTACGAAATTGCTCACAACGGACCCGTCCCCGTGGTCACCGTCGTCGAGCCCGCAAGCGACGGGATCGGCGTCGACGCTGAGCCGACTCGCCTCGAGCGAGGTGAGGGATTCAACGCAACAGTGAGCGTGACGGCCCCGCCCGAAACCGGCTACTACCTGCGCTCGTTCGCAGAGTACCGCTACTTCGCGGTGTTGCCGACGCCGGTCATCGTCGGCCTCCACGGCATCCATCCATGGCTCGCGGCGGCCGCCGTTACAACCGTCACTGTCGGAATTTTCGTCCTGCCGTTCGCGCTGCTGATCGGGACCGGCGCGATTCGAACCAGAGAGCGGCGACGCTCGAGTCCCACCGGCTTCCTGAGGTGA